The genome window CTTTTTCCAATAACTGCATCGGCAAGTCCAAAACCTGCCCCATCATAGAGGGGATTCCTCTTAAAAACCAGATGTGAGAAAGAGGCGTGGCTAATTTTATATGCCCCATTCTTTCTCTCCTGACTGAAGATTTGGTGACTTCCACTCCGCAACGGTCGCAAACCAGACCCTTGTAGCGGATCCTCTTGTATTTTCCGCAATAGCATTCAAAATCTTTTTCCGGTCCGAAAATTTTCTCGCAAAAAAGCCCGTCCTTTTCAGCTCTTTGGGTGCGGTAATTTATTGTTTCCGGCTTAGTCACTTCTCCATGAGACCATCCTAAAATGTCTTCAGGGGAAGCGATTTTGATTCTTATTGCCTCCAAATCTTCTACTCTCATAGTTTTAAAAATTTTTAAATTGAAAATTTAATGAAAATTGAAAATTGAAAATTATTCATCGCGGTTTCGCCTTTCTCTTTCCTTAACTTCTATGCTCAATCCCAACGACTTTAATTCATTGACCAAAAGATTAAATGAGGCAGGCACTCCGGGATTTTTTATTTTCTCGCCTTTCAATATTGACTCGTAAGTCGTTGCCCTTCCTTGGACGTCATCTGATTTTATAGTCAAAATTTCCTGCAAAGTATGAGCTGCTCCATATCCTTCCAAGGCCCAGACTTCCATTTCTCCAAACCTCTGTCCTCCAAATTGAGCTTTTCCGCCCAATGGTTGCTGTGTTATCAGAGAATACGGTCCGATGCTTCTGGCGTGGAGTTTGTCCTTGACCATATGTATCAGCTTCATCATATATATGTATCCGACAGTAATCTTTTCTCCGAAAGGAAGCCCGGTTCTACCGTCAAATAATTTCGCTTTTCCGTCTTCAGGCAAACCGGCCAACTTCAACTCTTTTTTAATATCAGCTTCGTTGGCTCCGGACATAGACGGAGTAACCGCCCAATAGCCCAGCTTTTCAGCCGCCCAGCCAAGATGCGTTTCCAAAACTTGGCCGAGATTCATTCTGGAAGTAACTCCCAAAGGATTCAAAACTATATCCACCGGCGTTCCGTCTTCCATGAAGGGCATCTCTTCCAAAGGTAAAACCTTAGCCACAATTCCTTTGTTTCCGTGGCGTCCGGCTAATTTATCTCCGGCTTGAATTTTCCTCAATTCAGCAATTTCTATTTCAATTCTCTTGATTATCCCCGGCTCCAGTCTATAGCCTGCGTCTCTGGAAAAAATTTTTATTCCCGTCACTCTGCCCTGCTTGCCATGTTCCATTTTTAAGGAAGTATCTTTAATATCTCTGGCTTTCTCTCCGAAAATAGCCCTTAATAATCTTTCTTCGGCAGTCAAATCAGCTTCTCCTTTAGGAGAAATTTTACCGACCAAAATATCGTTCGGCCCGACTTCAGCTCCGATGCGGACAATCCCCTCTTCGTCTAAATCTTTCAACCTCTCTTCAGAAATATTGGGAATATCGCAAGTGGTTATTTCCGGACCTAATTTTGTTTCTCGGACATCGCAGATGAAATTTTCTTTTTTTATGGAAGTAAAAACATCGTCCCTGACCAATCTGTCGGAAAGGACTATGGCATCTTCAAAATTCTCCCCTCTCCATGGGACAAAAGCAACCAAAATATTGCTACCTAAAGCCAAATGGCCGTTAGATATCGCTCCTCCGTCCGCCAAAACATCTCCCTTTTTAACCTTCCGGCCTTTTTCAACCATAGGCTTCTGATGAAGGCAGGTATATTGGTTTGTTCTGACAAAAGTTCTTAATTCGTAATCTTTAACCTCTCCAGTTTTTGAATTTTTCACTTTAACATGTTCAGCGTCAGCTTCAAGCACTTCTCCTTCTGATTGAGCGACAATCGCCTGACCTGAATCTCTGGCAATTCTTTCTTCAACTCCGGTCATAACATAAGGAACCTCCGGCTTGACCAAAGGCACTGACTGTCTCTGCATATTGGAACCCATCAAAGCTCTGTTGGCGTCGTCGTTCTGTAAAAATGGAATTAAAGAAGTGGCGACGGAAATAAATTGCTCCGGAGAAACATCAATAAAATCAATCTTGCTCTTGTCGGCAATGCCCGGCTCGCTTTTTATTCTTGCTTCAACTTTTTCAGAAATAATTTCTCTTTTCTTATCAACCGGCACAGCTCCGGAAGCAATGACAAATCTTTCCTCTTCGTAAGCGGTCAAGTAATGGACTTCTGTTGTAACCACGCCTTTTTCAACTCTGAAATAAGGAGTCTCCAAAAACCCAAAAGGATTGATGTTGGCAAAACCGGCTAAGTGTCCGACTAATCCGACAGAAGCTCCTTCCGGAGTTTCAATAGGACAAATTCTGCCATAGTGAGAAGGCTGAACGTCTCTGACTTCAAAACCAGCTCTTTCTCTGGTCAGTCCGCCCGGACCAGTAGCTGATAATCTTCTCTTATGCTCCAATTCAGCTAAAGGATTTTCATTATCCATAAATTGGGACATTTGAGAAGAGGCGAAGAATTCTTTGGCAACGGCCATAACCGGCCTGGGATTGATAAGCTGGGAAGGAGATATTAAATCAACATCAAGCGTAGACATTCTGTCTTTGATAATTCTCTCCATTCTTGTTATACCGACTCTTAATCTGTTCCGAAGAAGCTCTCCGAACGTCCTGACTCTTCTGCTTCCCAAGTGGTCTATCTGGTCAGGCTCGGCTAAAGGATTGTTGTTGGAACGGATAACTTCTCTTAAAACAGCGATAACGTCTTCTAATTTTAAAAGCCTATCCTCCACCGTAATTTCCTCTTCCTTTTTCTCCGATTTGGAATTTGATTTGGAATTTGGAATTTGAAATTTGGAATTTAATTCCTGTAATCTCTGCCCCATCCTCCATCTTCCAACTTTAGACAAATCATATCTCTCAAAGTTAAAAAACATATTCCAAATCAATTCCTTAGCTGTTTCCGGAGTAACTAATTCCCCGACCCTCAAGCGATTGTAAATTTCCACCAAGGCTTCTGATTGATTATGGGTCTGATCGCGTTTCAATGTTTCTTCAATATAATCAATATCGCCCTTGTTGACATCCTGAAAATATTCCTTAATTGACAGATTATTTTCAACGCCAAAAGCCCTCAACAAAGCTGTAGCGGCTATTTTTCTTTTTCTGTCTATTTTTAAACTGATGAATCCGTTTTTCTCCGTTTCAAATTCCAGCCAAGCTCCCCTGTTGGGAATTATCTTTGCTCCGAAAAGCCGTCCGCTTCCGTATCTTTCGCCGGTAAAGAAAACGCCCGGAGAACGGATAAGCTGGGCGATAACAACTCTTTCAACTCCATTAATAATAAAAGTTCCCCTCTCGGTCATTTTAGGGAAATCAGCCAGGAAAACTTCCTGCTCTTTTACTTTTTTGGTTTTAATATTGACTAATTTTACTTTAACCCTTAAGGCGGCTTCGTAAGAATCGTTGTTTATCTTCGCCTCCAAGTCGTTTTTATATTTTGATTCCTCAAACTTGTAATCAGTGAACCAAAGTTCAAACTCTTTGCCGGCATAATCTTTGATGGGAGAAATTTCACTGAAAAGTTCTTTCAAATCTTTTTCCCAAAAACAATCCCAGCTTTCTTTAGGAGCTGTGAGCAGGTAAGGGAGAGGGAGAAAGATGTTTGTTTTGCCAAAATTTTTAACCTTAAGACCCAACGATGTT of Candidatus Nealsonbacteria bacterium CG07_land_8_20_14_0_80_39_13 contains these proteins:
- a CDS encoding DNA-directed RNA polymerase subunit beta codes for the protein MAIEGTSLGLKVKNFGKTNIFLPLPYLLTAPKESWDCFWEKDLKELFSEISPIKDYAGKEFELWFTDYKFEESKYKNDLEAKINNDSYEAALRVKVKLVNIKTKKVKEQEVFLADFPKMTERGTFIINGVERVVIAQLIRSPGVFFTGERYGSGRLFGAKIIPNRGAWLEFETEKNGFISLKIDRKRKIAATALLRAFGVENNLSIKEYFQDVNKGDIDYIEETLKRDQTHNQSEALVEIYNRLRVGELVTPETAKELIWNMFFNFERYDLSKVGRWRMGQRLQELNSKFQIPNSKSNSKSEKKEEEITVEDRLLKLEDVIAVLREVIRSNNNPLAEPDQIDHLGSRRVRTFGELLRNRLRVGITRMERIIKDRMSTLDVDLISPSQLINPRPVMAVAKEFFASSQMSQFMDNENPLAELEHKRRLSATGPGGLTRERAGFEVRDVQPSHYGRICPIETPEGASVGLVGHLAGFANINPFGFLETPYFRVEKGVVTTEVHYLTAYEEERFVIASGAVPVDKKREIISEKVEARIKSEPGIADKSKIDFIDVSPEQFISVATSLIPFLQNDDANRALMGSNMQRQSVPLVKPEVPYVMTGVEERIARDSGQAIVAQSEGEVLEADAEHVKVKNSKTGEVKDYELRTFVRTNQYTCLHQKPMVEKGRKVKKGDVLADGGAISNGHLALGSNILVAFVPWRGENFEDAIVLSDRLVRDDVFTSIKKENFICDVRETKLGPEITTCDIPNISEERLKDLDEEGIVRIGAEVGPNDILVGKISPKGEADLTAEERLLRAIFGEKARDIKDTSLKMEHGKQGRVTGIKIFSRDAGYRLEPGIIKRIEIEIAELRKIQAGDKLAGRHGNKGIVAKVLPLEEMPFMEDGTPVDIVLNPLGVTSRMNLGQVLETHLGWAAEKLGYWAVTPSMSGANEADIKKELKLAGLPEDGKAKLFDGRTGLPFGEKITVGYIYMMKLIHMVKDKLHARSIGPYSLITQQPLGGKAQFGGQRFGEMEVWALEGYGAAHTLQEILTIKSDDVQGRATTYESILKGEKIKNPGVPASFNLLVNELKSLGLSIEVKERERRNRDE